In the genome of Flavobacteriaceae bacterium YJPT1-3, the window CATTACCGGATACCGTCCTTTTGTGAGTGACGATTACTTAAGTTCTCCGGGGAAATCGATCGAGAGTCATCCAGCTATTTCGCTAATGACTTCGTTCGTAAAAGATCTCAGAGTCGCTTAAATCTCGCGATTTTTATCCCAACCTTCCAGGTACTCAGCAACCCGCTTCACAAACTGTCCTCCCAAGGCTCCGTTCACCACCCGATGGTCGTACGAATGCGATAAAAACATTTTATAGCGTATCCCGATGAAATCTCCTTCGGGCGTTTCGATCACCGCGGGCACTTTACGTATGGCACCCAGAGCGAGTATCCCCACCTGAGGTTGATTGATGATAGGCGTACCCATGATACTTCCAAAAGTACCTACGTTAGTCACCGTATAGGTACCTCCCTGAGTATCGTCAGGCTTCAACTGCCCGTTGCGGGCGCGATCAGCAAGATCATTGACCGCTTTGGTCATGCCTACCAGATTGAGTTGATCTGCACTTTTGATGACCGGTACAATAAGATTCCCGTCGGGAAGTGCAGCAGCCATGCCTAGATTGATGTTCTTTTTCTTAATGATCTTATCTCCGTCTACAGAAATATTCATCATGGGAAAATCGCGAAGCGCTTTCGCTACGGCCTCCATAAAAATAGGAGTGAACGTAAGCTTTTCTCCTTCTTGCTTCTCAAAAGCATCTTTGACCCGTTTACGCCAGTTCCAGATGCTGGTCACGTCTGCCTCTATAAAAGATTGTACATGAGCGGAAGTCTGCACACTCTGCACCATATGATGGGCAATGAGTTTACCCATACGAGTCATTTCTATAATCTCATCATCACCGCTACGGCTGACTGCAGGCGCTGCAGGTGCTGCCGCTTTTACTCCATTCTTAGCGGGTGTGTCTACCGGTGTTTTCGTTCGGGTACTGGTGGCCGGAGTCGCTGACTTCCCGTTGGAGATGTAGGCTAAAATGTCGTTCTTGGTCACACGACCTTCCAGTCCGCTACCGTCTATTTGATCCAGTTCGCCCTGGCTGATTCCCTCTTTAGCTGCAATACTTTTAACCAAAGGCGAGTAGAAACGATCACCATCATTGCTGATCGCAGCAGGCTTTTGGGTTAACTGCTCCGCTTCCTGCATGAAACCGGCAGCCTCCTGGGCCGCTACAGGCTCCTGGGCTGATTCCGTTTTTTGAGGCGTAGCAGCTTGATCCGCTTCCTCCAGATCATCTTCACCCTCGCCTTCGGTCTCGATGATGGCTATGGTCTGGCCCACGGCCACCACATCATCCACATCAAATAGCTTTTCTACTAAGACGCCATCAACTTCACTTGGCACTTCGCTATCTACCTTGTCTGTGGCAATTTCAAGAACGGGCTCATCCATTTCGATGGTATCCCCTACCTCTTTCAGCCAAGAAGTCAGTGTAGCCTCGGCGACACTTTCACCCATTTTAGGAAGCTTAAGTTCAAATTTTGCCATATTCTTAAAATAAAGGGGTTTGATTAGATCATTTTTGCAAAATTAATCAAAATATCGATTAATAGGTATTAATTTTTCATTGCTCCAGAAGAATCACTTCCCCTTGAGCCCTCGCATGATCGCTACCCAGGATAAAATTACAATTTGCCGGACGCAAGCGATACGAATTTTCCTGGTTTTTTAGTCGGTCCAGCGTACTGATCAGTTGACGATAAGAACCTGATTCCATATCAAAGATCACCAAATTACGACGAAAGCTTGCCCCGGAACAGGCTTTCCAACTTATTCGCTGCACCGTTTGGTTGAATTGACTTTCTAGGGGTTTCATCAGACTATCTGAATCAGCCACCAGTATAATCGCCCTAGGAACCGGTTTCTCAGGCATACTGTATTTTTTGATGCTCGCCACCCACTTGGCCAGACTCACGAGCGCAGTAACTCCCATATTCAGTGCGGCTGAAGCCTTATAATGCTTTTGGTAGAACAGTTGCATGGCTCCATAAAATCGGTTGTAATAGTCAGCGTTGGGTACAGTACTCTCTCCCTTAAAATGTATGGCCGTGACTCCGCCATGATAGTAATTCGAATAGCCGTTTTGACTTAAACGATAAGACAGGTCGATATCCTCGCCGTACATAAAGAACGCTTCGTCAAATCCATTCATTTCGATAAAATGCTTTCGCTCCATCCACAGATAAGCCCCTACTTGAACCGCTACTTTCGCCACAGCCTGTTCGTCCACCTGCTTTGCATAATAGTTTTGACCATACCCCAACAATTTACCCAAAGCAATTCGGGGCGTGGGCACATTGCGTTTACTTTCCGGCAGATAGCTGCCGGAGCCGTCCAGCAATCTCGGACCCACCGCGCCAAGACCGGATGGCGTTGCATCACCTTGCGCTTCCTTGGGTCGTTCGCTACTGGTCTGCTGATGCGCTTTCGCGAAAGCGTATAATTCTTTAAAGCCATCTTCAGTCACCAGGGTATCCGGATTCAGGATACATACATATTCACCCCGGGCCTGCTGCACAGCCCGATTGTTGGCCCGGGCAAAACCCAGATTAATCGTATTCTCGATCAATCGTACCTGTGGGAAGTGTTCCCGCACCATGGCGCAACTGTCGTCCATCGAATGATTGTCGACCACAATCACCTCTGCATCCATATCGTGGATCGCCCGGAATACGGAATCGAGGCAGGCTTCGAGAAAATAACGGACCTGATAATTAAGAATGATGACCGAGAGCTGCACGGCCTTAGTTTTTTAGTGAATTTTCAAAGGGGATGCGATGCAGTATACTGCGCCCAAGAGTCACCTCATCGGCATATTCCAGTTCGTCACCCACCGCAATACCTCGGGCAATGGTAGACATTTTAACCTCCAGGCCTTCCAATTGGCGGTAGATATAGAAGTTTGTGGTATCGCCTTCCATGGTAGAGCTTAGCGCGAAAATGATCTCGTCTACCGATTCGCTTTTTACTTTATCGACCAGACTCTCGATGGTCAGATCCTGAGGGCCGATCCCGTCCATCGGACTGATCTTACCTCCCAGAACATGATAATGACCCCGATACTGACTTGTATTTTCAATGGCCATGACATCCCGGATATCTTCAACTACGCAGATGATGGAGGCATCCCGATTGGGATTGGAACAAATCTCACACAAGGCTACATCAGAGATATTATGGCAATTTTTGCAGAACTTAATCTCATTACGCAGCTGCGAAAGTGCTTTAGTTAACTGCTCTGTTTGAACGGTAGGCTGCCGTAAAAGGTGCATGACCAAACGCAAGGCCGTACGCTTCCCAATACCGGGAAGCTGAGCCATCTCGTTGACTGCATTTTCTAATAATTTCGAACTGAAATCCATGCGACAAAAGTAAGGCATAGCCGGCACATTTAGCTAGAGCGGTCGAGCCGTAGATCAGTTCAGTCAAACCGTATTGAAAACAGTATATTCGTACGGTTTATAAATGAAAGTATGGAGCCATCGCAAATCTTACTTCTTATCGCAGCCTACTTTGGACTGCTCATGCTCATTGCTTATTTCACCGGTAAGACAGGATCGAATGCAGATTTCTTTAAAGCCGGTAAAGAATCACCCTGGTACCTGGTCGCCTTTGGAATGATTGGAGCCTCCCTGTCCGGGGTCACTTTTATCTCCGTACCGGGATGGGTAGAAGCTTCTCAATTTTCTTACTTCCAGGTGGTTTTAGGATATACGCTGGGCTATGCGGTAATTGGGACTGTACTGCTTCCGCTGTACTACCGGATGAATCTGACCAGTATCTATACCTACCTGGAAAGTCGGTTTGGTAGGGCCTCCTACAAAACCGGGGCGTCCTTTTTTCTCCTATCGCGCGTCGTAGGTGCCAGTTTCCGCTTGTATTTGGTCGCCAATGTTTTGCAGCTTCTTGTTTTTGACGCCATGGGCGTTCCGTTTTGGGTTACCGTGACCATTACCATTTTATTGATCTGGCTCTATACCTTTCGCTCCGGAATCAAAACCATTGTTTGGACTGATACCTTACAAACGCTTTTTATGCTAATCGCCGTTGGGGTAGCGATTTACTATGTTGCTGTAGATCTGGAATTGGGCCTGGGAGACCTTTTTGGATTTATTGCAGAGAGCGACCTCAGTAAGATGTTCTTTTTCGAAGACTGGAAAAGCGGGGATCATTTTGTGAAGCAATTTTTGTCCGGTGTTTTTATTGCCATTGTGATGACCGGACTCGATCAGGACATGATGCAGAAGAATCTGACCTGCCGCAATTTAAAAGACGCTCAAAAGAACATGTTTTGGTTTACGATCGTCTTGACGGTGGTCAACTTTATATTTCTCGCTCTGGGATTATTGCTTACCGTATACGCGTCGACCAATGGCATAGAGGCCCAAAGAGACGCCTTATTCCCGACCATAGCCACCCAAGCCGAACTGGGCTTAGGTATAGCCGTGTTCTTTATTCTCGGATTGATCGCAGCGGCCTACTCCAGTGCAGACAGTGCGCTTACCTCGCTCACTACCTCGTTCAGTATTGACATCTTGGATATTGAAAAGAAATACAAACCCGATCAGCAGGTACGTATCCGAAAGCAAGTGCACGTAGGTGTGTCAATCCTACTGATATTGGTCATAATCATCTTTAAATACTTGATTGCTGATGCCACCGTGATCGCTAAGCTCTTCACTTTTGCCGGCTATACCTACGGGCCGTTGTTAGGGTTGTATGCCTTTGGCTTGTTTACCACCTGGGCGATCAAAGATCGCTATACACCCATCATTGCCATAGTGGCTCCCATACTTGGTTATTTGATCAGTGATTACTCGGCCAGGGCGCTGAATTTTGAATTTGGCTTTTTCATTTTGATCTTGAATGGCCTGCTCACGTTTCTGGGCCTGCTTCTCGTTAAAATTCCGTCTGATTAATATTGACCCGTGCTCAATAACACCAAGGTACAGGCTTGTTCGGTTTGGATTCCGGCGGACTCTAATTTCCGAGCAAAAGCAGGATTTTCAGTACCCGGATTAAAGATCACACGTTTGGGCTTCAAACCCAAGATATAGGCCTCATACTCTTCCTGACGCTTTGGATTGAGGTAAAGTGTGATGGTATCCAACTGATCGATCTGTGGGCGATCAGTAGTGATCGGGATTCCCGCAACTTCACCACTGCGCAATCCCAGGGCTATGATTTCATGTTCCTGTTGTTTCAGGCGTTTAATGGCGATGTTTGAATACCGTTCGGGCTTTAAGGATGCACCGATAACCATAGTCTTTTTGGTTCTCATAAAACAAAGTTAAATATTAGGTGGTCATGTAACAATTTGGTTTTTTGTACGTCTATGAGTAAAGGAAGCTTGTCTTCCTGCTATGGATCAATAATTAGTTTTGATGGTTAGTGTTAGTTAATGATCTAATAGCATGAAAACCCGGATGTATGTCCGGGTTTTTTATTGATCCTCTCTACTCCACTACAAACAAACGAGTTAGCTAAAAATAATTCCACCAAGGCTATTAAATTATCGTTAAAATGACTAACTTAATGCAACAATTCAAACGTTTTCGCGTCTTATACGTGTAACCATTTGATTTTCATGCTTATAATTTATTTGAATTAGCCTTTTAATAAATTAATTTTTTATGAAGACCAAACTAGAAAACTAACCCTCAGAGGTGTCCTCTGGGGGTTATTTGTTTACCATCTAATGATCGAGCTTGCCCAGGTAAATCCACTTCCGAAGGCAGCCAAAACAACGAGATCTCCCGATTTTACCTGCCCTGTTTCCCAAGCTTCCGTCAGCGCAATCGGAATAGACGCTGCGGTAGTATTTCCATACTTCTGAATATTGTTGAATACCTGATCATCGCGCAGTCCGAACTTCTTTTGAACGAACTGAGAAATACGCAAATTGGCCTGATGAGGAATCAACATATCGATATCCTCTGCGGTGAGCTTATTGGTTTTGAGTCCTTCCATGATCACTTCACTGAATCGCACTACCGCATTTTTAAATACAAACTGACCGTTCATATTGGGATAATATGGAATGTCTTCCTGTGGATTCTTTTCAATGATCTCAGGCACCCACATTTCTGTGCTCGGCCCTCGCAAAGAAAGTTCCAGAGCGTGTTCACCTTCACTGTGCAAGTGTGAGGAAAGCACCCCTTGGGTCGTATCCTCTTCCCGGGTGAGTACAACTGCTCCGGCGCCATCGCCAAAGATCACACTTACCGAACGTCCCCGTGTTGTAAAATCGAGTCCGCCACTGTGATTCTCGGCGCCTATGACGAGAATATTCTTATACATGCCCGTCTTAATAAATTGATCGGCGGTGGCGAGTGCATAAACGAAACCACTACATTGATTACGTACGTCTAGAGCCGGTATGGTGCGCATATCCAGTTCGTGTTGCACTTGTACACCACATCCGGGAAAGTAATAATCCGGACTGAGGGTAGCAAACACGATCATATCGATATCCTTTGGAGTCATTTCGGCACGCTCCAGAGCAATTTTGGCGGCTTTCACTCCCATTATAGAGGTGGTATTTCCATCGCCTTTTTTAATGTGGCGTCGCTCTTTTATGCCTGTGCGTTCCTGGATCCAGGCGTCATTGGTGTCCATTAATTGGGACAAGTCGTCGTTAGTTACAACATTTTCAGGCACATAAGAACCCAGGCCTGCAATTCGGGAATTATACATAGGGTAAAATCTAACTATTAGCAGGAAAAGATACTCAATCCCCTGCCTTTGCAGGCGAAAGCATAAGATCTTTAGTATGCATGCATAGCAAATGAGGAGAGGCCTCAAAAAAGCGAAAGGTGCGCCCAACCAAAAGCACACCTTTCAAAACAACCTAACCAATAAACTGTCCAGAACGGACAGACTCTTTATATCATGCTACTTTTTTATTCTTTGTATCCCTAATGTATTTTTTAAAGTGATTGACCTCCACTCGGGCACCTATATCATTCATCAAATTATACAGCCCGAAAAATGTTCTATTGATGTACAGAAAATGCCGACTACCGCGATTCCCGTTCATTTTTCTGATCTCGGTATTCTTGCTGTACTTCTCGCTGAGCTCACCAATCTGATCAAAAAAGGTCTGATCGTTAAAATCAAAAGTAGCTGCATGAAAAGGCTGTGTAAATAAACTCAACATTTCATGGAATAGGGAGGAAAAGAATTTAAGCTCCTCTTCCGTATCTTGATCCGTTAAAATTTCCAGCGCAAAGAGTTTCTCTTCAAAGATTTTAGGATCATTAATATTCTTGGGCTCAGCCAATTCAAAATAAGGCGTGTAAAATTCTTCAGGCACATGTTTGATGCAACCAAAATCAATAGCGATTAATTGGTGCTGGTCGTTGACTAAAAAGTTTCCGGGATGCGGATCAGCATGTACTCTTCTCAAGACGTGCATCTGATACATATAAAAATCCCAAAGGGTTTGACCAATCAGATCGCGAATCTCCTGCGACTGATCCTTGCTCACAAATTCGCTGAGATGCAAACCGTTTACCCAATCCATGGTGATGATACGCTCACTACTCAATTCCGGATAATAGGTAGGGAATAGTAAATGATCAATATGCTCACAATCTGCGGCCATCTCCATACTTTGTTGTACCTCCAGATTGTAATCCGTTTCCTCAAGCAGCTTATCTTCTACTTCTTTAAAGTATTTTTCTTTGTCTTTACCGCGTAAATTGAACATACGCGAAGCAATGGGTTTTACTATAGCCAAATCACTACTGATACTGTCTGCGACCCCGGGATATTGAATTTTCACAGCAAGTTTTTTCCCATTCTTAGTGGCGCGGTGTACCTGACCGATACTCGCCGCGTTTACAGACTGGGCCGCAAACGTATCATATAGCTCCTCTGGATATTGACCCAGATATTTTTTAAATGTTTTTCGTACCAAGGGTGCTGAAAGGGGCGGCACCGAAAATTGACTTAGGGAAAATTTATCGACATAAGCTTTTGGCATGATATTCTTTTCCATGCTTAGCATTTGAGCCACCTTAAGTGCGCTCCCCTTCATACTTTTCAGACTATCATAGATATCCTCAGCATTTTCTTCATTCAACTTATCCTTAGTCAAATCAGGATTGATCGCTTTTTCCCCGTAATATTTCAGGTAATTCCCACCCAACTTCACACCGGTTTTGACCAGCTTGGAAGCGCGTTGTATTTTTCCAGTAGGAATGTTATCGATCGTTTTCATAGGGTGTTACGCTTTCGCGAAATTTTCTTTGAATATAAATTTCCCCAGATCAAGAATGCTTTCTAAGGGGGTAGTCTCGAAGAGATCAAAAATCGCTTTCACCGACTTTTCTATGGCCAGATCTGTTTTTTCGAATCCGGGAGAGTCGTCGTTAGCCCAGTAATTCATGAGTAGAGCCAGTTGCACCCAAGCACCTTCACTAAAAAGGCCAACCGGATTTTTTGCCAGTCTATTAGCTTTTTCGTCATTGGCATCTTCGATGAGGTCAGCAGCAAATGCTTTGACCCGTGTCCGTAACCCCTTCAATTGGT includes:
- a CDS encoding ketoacyl-ACP synthase III, which codes for MYNSRIAGLGSYVPENVVTNDDLSQLMDTNDAWIQERTGIKERRHIKKGDGNTTSIMGVKAAKIALERAEMTPKDIDMIVFATLSPDYYFPGCGVQVQHELDMRTIPALDVRNQCSGFVYALATADQFIKTGMYKNILVIGAENHSGGLDFTTRGRSVSVIFGDGAGAVVLTREEDTTQGVLSSHLHSEGEHALELSLRGPSTEMWVPEIIEKNPQEDIPYYPNMNGQFVFKNAVVRFSEVIMEGLKTNKLTAEDIDMLIPHQANLRISQFVQKKFGLRDDQVFNNIQKYGNTTAASIPIALTEAWETGQVKSGDLVVLAAFGSGFTWASSIIRW
- a CDS encoding sodium:solute symporter produces the protein MEPSQILLLIAAYFGLLMLIAYFTGKTGSNADFFKAGKESPWYLVAFGMIGASLSGVTFISVPGWVEASQFSYFQVVLGYTLGYAVIGTVLLPLYYRMNLTSIYTYLESRFGRASYKTGASFFLLSRVVGASFRLYLVANVLQLLVFDAMGVPFWVTVTITILLIWLYTFRSGIKTIVWTDTLQTLFMLIAVGVAIYYVAVDLELGLGDLFGFIAESDLSKMFFFEDWKSGDHFVKQFLSGVFIAIVMTGLDQDMMQKNLTCRNLKDAQKNMFWFTIVLTVVNFIFLALGLLLTVYASTNGIEAQRDALFPTIATQAELGLGIAVFFILGLIAAAYSSADSALTSLTTSFSIDILDIEKKYKPDQQVRIRKQVHVGVSILLILVIIIFKYLIADATVIAKLFTFAGYTYGPLLGLYAFGLFTTWAIKDRYTPIIAIVAPILGYLISDYSARALNFEFGFFILILNGLLTFLGLLLVKIPSD
- a CDS encoding dihydrolipoamide acetyltransferase family protein; this translates as MAKFELKLPKMGESVAEATLTSWLKEVGDTIEMDEPVLEIATDKVDSEVPSEVDGVLVEKLFDVDDVVAVGQTIAIIETEGEGEDDLEEADQAATPQKTESAQEPVAAQEAAGFMQEAEQLTQKPAAISNDGDRFYSPLVKSIAAKEGISQGELDQIDGSGLEGRVTKNDILAYISNGKSATPATSTRTKTPVDTPAKNGVKAAAPAAPAVSRSGDDEIIEMTRMGKLIAHHMVQSVQTSAHVQSFIEADVTSIWNWRKRVKDAFEKQEGEKLTFTPIFMEAVAKALRDFPMMNISVDGDKIIKKKNINLGMAAALPDGNLIVPVIKSADQLNLVGMTKAVNDLADRARNGQLKPDDTQGGTYTVTNVGTFGSIMGTPIINQPQVGILALGAIRKVPAVIETPEGDFIGIRYKMFLSHSYDHRVVNGALGGQFVKRVAEYLEGWDKNREI
- the recR gene encoding recombination mediator RecR, yielding MDFSSKLLENAVNEMAQLPGIGKRTALRLVMHLLRQPTVQTEQLTKALSQLRNEIKFCKNCHNISDVALCEICSNPNRDASIICVVEDIRDVMAIENTSQYRGHYHVLGGKISPMDGIGPQDLTIESLVDKVKSESVDEIIFALSSTMEGDTTNFYIYRQLEGLEVKMSTIARGIAVGDELEYADEVTLGRSILHRIPFENSLKN
- a CDS encoding AarF/ABC1/UbiB kinase family protein, encoding MKTIDNIPTGKIQRASKLVKTGVKLGGNYLKYYGEKAINPDLTKDKLNEENAEDIYDSLKSMKGSALKVAQMLSMEKNIMPKAYVDKFSLSQFSVPPLSAPLVRKTFKKYLGQYPEELYDTFAAQSVNAASIGQVHRATKNGKKLAVKIQYPGVADSISSDLAIVKPIASRMFNLRGKDKEKYFKEVEDKLLEETDYNLEVQQSMEMAADCEHIDHLLFPTYYPELSSERIITMDWVNGLHLSEFVSKDQSQEIRDLIGQTLWDFYMYQMHVLRRVHADPHPGNFLVNDQHQLIAIDFGCIKHVPEEFYTPYFELAEPKNINDPKIFEEKLFALEILTDQDTEEELKFFSSLFHEMLSLFTQPFHAATFDFNDQTFFDQIGELSEKYSKNTEIRKMNGNRGSRHFLYINRTFFGLYNLMNDIGARVEVNHFKKYIRDTKNKKVA
- a CDS encoding glycosyltransferase family 2 protein yields the protein MQLSVIILNYQVRYFLEACLDSVFRAIHDMDAEVIVVDNHSMDDSCAMVREHFPQVRLIENTINLGFARANNRAVQQARGEYVCILNPDTLVTEDGFKELYAFAKAHQQTSSERPKEAQGDATPSGLGAVGPRLLDGSGSYLPESKRNVPTPRIALGKLLGYGQNYYAKQVDEQAVAKVAVQVGAYLWMERKHFIEMNGFDEAFFMYGEDIDLSYRLSQNGYSNYYHGGVTAIHFKGESTVPNADYYNRFYGAMQLFYQKHYKASAALNMGVTALVSLAKWVASIKKYSMPEKPVPRAIILVADSDSLMKPLESQFNQTVQRISWKACSGASFRRNLVIFDMESGSYRQLISTLDRLKNQENSYRLRPANCNFILGSDHARAQGEVILLEQ
- a CDS encoding CoA-binding protein encodes the protein MRTKKTMVIGASLKPERYSNIAIKRLKQQEHEIIALGLRSGEVAGIPITTDRPQIDQLDTITLYLNPKRQEEYEAYILGLKPKRVIFNPGTENPAFARKLESAGIQTEQACTLVLLSTGQY